From a single Lolium rigidum isolate FL_2022 chromosome 7, APGP_CSIRO_Lrig_0.1, whole genome shotgun sequence genomic region:
- the LOC124669482 gene encoding uncharacterized protein LOC124669482, whose product MEAATGPRPAEDEEQEVACECCGFTEECTAPYIASVRARYGGRWICGLCGDAVAEEIGRASPAPLSPADALDRHARVCGQGRASAPPSPTPGDDELIAALRLLLRRRLGSPSPPRMVRSTPSSPRRDRNAAVGSAAAAAVAGPGAIGGGAGSLARTESCFAALVE is encoded by the coding sequence ATGGAGGCGGCCACAGgcccgcgcccggcggaggacgaGGAACAAGAGGTCGCGTGCGAGTGCTGCGGCTTCACGGAGGAGTGCACGGCGCCCTACATCGCCAGCGTGCGCGCGCGCTACGGCGGCCGCTGGATCTGCGGCCTCTGCGGGGACGCCGTCGCCGAGGAGATCGGCCGGGCCTCGCCCGCGCCGCTCTCCCCCGCCGACGCGCTCGACCGCCACGCCCGCGTCTGCGGCCAGGGCCGCGcgtccgcgccgccctcgcccacGCCCGGGGACGACGAGCTCATCGCCGCGCTGCGCCTCCTCCTGCGCCGCAGGCTCGGCTCGCCGTCCCCGCCCAGGATGGTGCGCTCCACGCCCAGCAGCCCCAGGCGCGACCGCAACGCCGCCGTCGGCTCCGCGGCGGCTGCCGCTGTCGCCGGGCCCGGAGccatcggcggcggcgccggctcgCTCGCGCGCACCGAGAGCTGCTTCGCCGCGCTCGTGGAGTAG